A DNA window from Bacteroides sp. contains the following coding sequences:
- a CDS encoding DUF47 family protein, with product MFSFKQANKSIELIDTFLNSIDEGALIFKEGVKNYLFGNRESFVDNLKTLSTLETEADITRRKLENILYTQSLMPQLRGDILRLLEVLDNIIDMAKKNLFQFDVEVPHIPAELNQDLMKLTEVSAAAIDSVIPAARDYFRSPEKVKEKIHRVYLYEKEADKLADAIKRKVFHEMNELKLSEKFHLRYFTLHIETLSDAAQDAADMLSIMAIKRTI from the coding sequence ATGTTCTCTTTTAAACAAGCAAACAAGTCGATTGAGCTCATTGATACCTTCCTCAACAGCATTGATGAGGGTGCGCTCATATTTAAGGAAGGGGTAAAAAACTACCTTTTCGGAAATCGGGAGAGTTTTGTGGATAACCTAAAGACACTCTCTACCCTTGAAACAGAAGCCGACATTACCCGGCGCAAGTTAGAGAATATTCTTTATACGCAGTCGCTGATGCCACAACTTCGGGGTGATATTTTACGCTTGCTCGAGGTGTTGGATAACATCATTGATATGGCGAAGAAAAACCTTTTTCAGTTTGATGTGGAAGTGCCCCATATCCCTGCCGAACTTAACCAGGATCTGATGAAACTAACGGAAGTATCGGCTGCAGCCATTGACTCAGTGATACCTGCGGCCCGTGATTATTTCCGTAGCCCAGAAAAAGTCAAGGAAAAGATTCATCGCGTTTATTTGTATGAGAAGGAAGCTGACAAGCTCGCAGACGCCATCAAGCGAAAAGTTTTTCATGAAATGAACGAATTGAAGCTGAGTGAGAAATTTCATTTGCGGTATTTCACCCTGCATATCGAAACCCTTTCTGATGCAGCCCAGGATGCGGCCGATATGCTTTCCATCATGGCCATAAAACGCACAATTTAA
- a CDS encoding NAD(P)H-dependent oxidoreductase subunit E, whose translation MSTKKILDTFEAREDNLLMILHALQDNNPQHYLTEEALAETAKYLKLTKSSVYGVAKYYTMFSLSPRGKYIIRVCVSPVCELMKGKVILAFLEKNLGIKAGETTPCGLFTLEIAECLGQCHEAPSMMINEKVYNHLTEQKIREVIQEYRQK comes from the coding sequence ATGTCCACAAAAAAAATCCTGGATACATTCGAAGCCCGGGAAGACAACCTGCTGATGATCCTGCATGCCCTTCAGGACAATAATCCTCAGCATTATCTGACGGAAGAAGCCTTGGCTGAAACCGCTAAATACCTGAAGCTTACCAAAAGTTCAGTATACGGGGTGGCAAAATACTATACCATGTTCAGTCTGAGCCCCCGGGGCAAATACATCATCCGTGTTTGTGTTTCGCCGGTTTGCGAACTTATGAAGGGAAAGGTAATCCTTGCCTTCCTGGAGAAAAACCTTGGCATCAAAGCGGGCGAGACCACCCCTTGCGGACTGTTTACCCTGGAAATCGCCGAATGCCTGGGACAATGCCATGAAGCACCCAGCATGATGATCAATGAAAAGGTATATAACCATCTCACAGAACAAAAGATCAGGGAAGTAATCCAGGAATACCGCCAAAAATAA
- the nuoF gene encoding NADH-quinone oxidoreductase subunit NuoF — protein sequence MIKETRITLKNVGKIKPESIDDYIAAGGYQGLKKALTMKPFSIIDEVLDAGLRGRGGAGFSTGTKKKFTSRSCQTCPQRYVVVNADEGEPGTFKDRIIMENDPHLYIEGTIIAAYSINATKGYIYLRGEYYDSIRKTRKAIEDAYAKGFLGKNILGSGFSFDLELKLGAGSYLCGEELTMLESLEGKRGNPRIKPPFPAEKGVFNAPTLVNNVETLATIPGIIANGKDWYLQFGTERSRGTKIFTISGKVKKPGYYEVQMGITLRQLIWDLAGGMISNKPFKAALLGGAAGTFVDASMLDERMTYDNLREKGATLGSGAVIIMEEGDSVYDILHNCLRFFKHESCGKCVPCRVGTTMLVKEAEKLRNGIPDKKALLDQMVKEAELMAATSLCPLGQSPILPLKSAARFFSTELTGG from the coding sequence ATGATAAAAGAGACCCGGATCACACTGAAGAATGTAGGGAAAATAAAACCCGAGAGCATTGATGATTATATAGCCGCAGGGGGTTATCAGGGCCTGAAGAAAGCCCTGACCATGAAACCCTTTTCAATCATCGATGAAGTGCTCGATGCCGGACTAAGAGGCCGGGGAGGCGCCGGTTTCTCAACCGGTACCAAAAAGAAATTCACCAGCAGGAGCTGTCAGACCTGCCCGCAGCGTTATGTGGTGGTCAATGCCGACGAGGGTGAACCCGGGACTTTCAAGGACCGTATCATCATGGAAAACGATCCTCACTTGTATATTGAGGGAACCATCATTGCTGCTTACAGCATCAATGCCACAAAGGGATATATTTACCTGCGGGGTGAATATTACGATTCCATCCGCAAGACCCGCAAAGCCATTGAGGATGCCTATGCTAAGGGATTCCTGGGTAAGAACATCCTGGGTTCGGGTTTCAGCTTCGATCTGGAACTAAAGCTGGGTGCGGGTTCCTATCTTTGCGGCGAAGAGCTTACCATGCTTGAGTCGCTGGAAGGCAAGCGAGGAAATCCACGCATAAAGCCCCCATTCCCGGCTGAAAAGGGAGTTTTCAATGCACCCACCCTGGTCAATAATGTGGAAACCCTTGCAACGATCCCTGGCATTATTGCCAACGGAAAGGATTGGTACCTGCAATTTGGAACGGAAAGGTCGAGAGGTACCAAGATATTCACCATCAGTGGGAAGGTGAAAAAGCCCGGATATTATGAAGTACAGATGGGGATAACCCTTCGCCAGCTGATCTGGGATCTGGCCGGGGGGATGATCAGCAACAAGCCCTTTAAGGCAGCCTTGCTTGGAGGAGCTGCAGGAACATTCGTGGATGCTTCAATGCTTGACGAGCGAATGACTTATGATAACCTCAGGGAAAAAGGAGCCACGCTCGGATCAGGGGCTGTCATCATAATGGAAGAAGGGGATTCGGTCTACGACATTCTCCACAATTGCCTACGTTTCTTTAAGCACGAATCCTGCGGAAAATGCGTTCCCTGCCGCGTGGGAACCACAATGCTGGTGAAGGAGGCTGAGAAACTTCGCAACGGTATCCCTGACAAGAAAGCCCTGCTTGACCAAATGGTCAAAGAAGCTGAGTTAATGGCAGCCACCTCGCTTTGCCCCCTTGGCCAGTCACCCATTTTGCCCCTGAAGTCAGCTGCAAGGTTTTTTTCCACGGAACTTACAGGAGGATGA
- a CDS encoding UvrD-helicase domain-containing protein, producing MNTGNFHVYKSSAGSGKTYTLVKEYLKIVLPQPDKMRQILAITFTNAAAAEMKSRIIEELGSLAALPQNPVDTKTRELLNQILKEYRDEGFTQPAEDRLIENAGHILTDILHNYSDFSVSTIDSFVHRIVRTFAFDLRIPVNFEIELDNESLLNKAVDMLVSRAGSDEKLTELLIRFILNQVDEEKDLRIEKAIGNLAKTLMDEDSTPFIEKLKDLSLDDFLSIQQYIISKIRAFEQNAKSKATKVMQLIELHNLKAEHFYRGKQGIYSYFENLSQGLIAEKIRPNSYVLTTLEEDKWYGGKAGEGEKAAIDSIKYDLQQYYLEIHGLTGNYLDTYQLLKAVSLNLFPLGVLNEVQRVLEEIKTENVLLHISDFNRKISAIVTGQPVPFIYERIGERYQHYMIDEFQDTSVLQWQNLLPLVENGLASGNLSLVVGDGKQAIYRWRNGDVEQFVKLPQLPDGIQGINKEPWQQSLIRNYEGKNLGTNYRSRKVIVDFNNHFFEQAKTHLSEPMQAIYAQVQQEPRKGATGGYVQVSFLENSKGQEYIDETLLKVKETIEQLLEAGHAYRDITILCRSNNKGSQVARFLLRNQVPVISSESLLLNQSEEVIFFIANLKLLVNRHDAVAAVEWLGYLLSNHWLETHGTLHQALKAAGLFPVPTGNRTINWQEVAETLLLKNNITFRFSELNYLNLYDICENITRTFFTRGEPNPFVSFFLSAVFEYSEKNSLSIADFLQWWEEFGSKYSLVVPKGLNAVQVMTIHKAKGLQFPVVIFPFAELEARKSTREGTWVSPSHPELKDLPAVWLKMSGKALENTPYEALYEDEMERTQLDVLNMAYVAFTRPKDKLFIISKQPPDNIKKRPSVPQMLKAFLSGKDYFSGQEHTFSFGEFEKVSSLSGELHEEQYFRRLLSRSWTAALRMRSNQEERGVASAGQRERGKLLHRAMEQIITSDDIQPVLSRMRAEGEIDQFTEREWNTRIRELISLGPLAPCFASGAKVKAEAGLFDETGNFYRPDRVVMFEDRTVVIDYKTGKEYASHGQQIENYGSLLEKMGYPAVEKMLLYLDEYRLKTV from the coding sequence ATGAATACCGGAAATTTCCATGTTTATAAGTCTTCGGCTGGCAGCGGCAAGACCTATACCCTGGTAAAGGAATACCTGAAGATTGTGTTGCCCCAACCCGACAAGATGCGCCAGATCCTGGCCATCACCTTTACCAATGCAGCCGCAGCCGAGATGAAGAGTCGCATTATCGAAGAACTTGGAAGCCTGGCTGCTTTGCCCCAAAACCCTGTAGACACGAAAACAAGGGAATTGCTCAACCAGATCCTGAAGGAATACAGGGATGAGGGCTTTACGCAACCCGCTGAGGATCGGCTTATTGAAAACGCAGGACATATCCTTACCGACATTCTTCACAACTATTCAGATTTCTCGGTAAGCACCATTGACAGTTTTGTACACCGGATTGTCCGAACCTTTGCCTTTGACTTGCGCATACCGGTCAACTTTGAGATTGAGCTGGACAACGAGAGCCTCCTGAACAAGGCGGTCGATATGCTGGTCAGCCGGGCAGGCAGCGATGAAAAACTCACCGAGCTGCTCATACGCTTTATCCTCAATCAGGTGGATGAAGAAAAGGATCTGCGCATCGAGAAGGCCATTGGCAATCTGGCCAAGACACTGATGGACGAAGACAGCACCCCCTTCATTGAAAAGCTAAAAGACCTGTCGCTCGACGATTTTCTGTCCATTCAGCAGTATATCATCTCAAAGATCAGGGCGTTTGAACAAAATGCAAAGAGCAAGGCAACAAAGGTCATGCAATTGATTGAATTGCACAATCTCAAGGCAGAACATTTTTACCGCGGGAAACAGGGAATCTACAGCTATTTTGAAAACCTGTCGCAAGGGCTGATTGCTGAAAAAATCAGGCCGAACTCCTATGTGCTGACCACCCTGGAAGAGGATAAATGGTACGGCGGGAAAGCCGGCGAGGGAGAAAAGGCAGCAATCGATTCCATCAAATACGACCTCCAGCAGTATTACCTGGAAATCCACGGGCTGACAGGTAATTATCTTGACACCTACCAATTGTTAAAAGCCGTAAGTCTGAACCTGTTTCCCCTGGGGGTACTCAACGAGGTTCAGCGTGTGCTGGAGGAGATCAAAACGGAAAATGTCCTGCTGCACATCTCCGATTTCAATCGCAAGATCTCAGCCATCGTAACCGGACAACCTGTTCCTTTCATTTACGAGCGCATCGGCGAGCGCTACCAGCACTATATGATCGATGAGTTTCAGGATACCTCGGTATTGCAATGGCAAAACCTGCTGCCTTTGGTGGAAAACGGTTTGGCTAGCGGGAACCTGAGCCTGGTGGTGGGTGACGGCAAGCAGGCCATTTATCGCTGGCGTAATGGCGATGTGGAGCAATTTGTTAAACTTCCACAGCTTCCTGACGGAATTCAGGGTATCAACAAAGAGCCATGGCAACAATCCCTGATCCGCAATTACGAAGGGAAAAACCTCGGCACCAACTACCGTTCAAGGAAGGTCATTGTGGATTTTAACAACCACTTTTTCGAGCAGGCCAAAACCCACCTCTCGGAACCAATGCAAGCCATTTATGCACAGGTTCAACAGGAACCACGAAAGGGCGCTACCGGGGGTTATGTGCAGGTCAGCTTTCTGGAGAACAGCAAGGGGCAGGAATACATTGATGAGACCCTCCTGAAGGTTAAGGAAACCATTGAACAGCTCCTTGAAGCCGGGCATGCTTACCGCGACATCACCATCCTGTGCCGATCAAACAACAAAGGCAGCCAGGTAGCCCGTTTCCTCCTCCGCAACCAGGTGCCGGTCATTTCCTCCGAGTCTCTTTTGCTTAACCAATCGGAAGAGGTGATTTTTTTCATCGCCAACCTCAAGCTCCTGGTAAACCGTCACGATGCCGTGGCTGCTGTCGAATGGCTTGGATACCTGTTATCGAATCACTGGCTGGAAACCCATGGCACCCTCCATCAGGCACTGAAAGCTGCAGGGTTATTTCCCGTACCTACAGGAAACCGGACCATCAACTGGCAGGAAGTGGCTGAAACCCTGCTGCTGAAAAACAACATCACTTTCCGGTTCTCCGAGCTGAATTACCTGAATCTTTATGACATCTGTGAAAACATAACGCGTACATTTTTTACCCGGGGAGAACCCAACCCTTTTGTATCATTTTTCCTGAGTGCCGTATTCGAATATTCCGAAAAAAACAGCCTCTCCATTGCCGACTTCCTCCAATGGTGGGAAGAATTTGGATCTAAATATTCGCTGGTGGTGCCCAAAGGCCTGAATGCGGTACAGGTGATGACGATCCACAAAGCCAAGGGTTTGCAATTCCCTGTGGTCATCTTTCCATTTGCCGAATTGGAGGCAAGGAAGTCCACCCGGGAAGGGACCTGGGTTAGCCCATCGCACCCTGAATTGAAGGACCTTCCGGCAGTTTGGCTGAAAATGAGTGGGAAAGCCCTCGAAAACACCCCATACGAAGCCCTTTATGAAGATGAGATGGAGCGCACCCAACTTGATGTGCTCAACATGGCTTACGTTGCTTTCACCAGGCCCAAGGACAAGCTGTTTATCATTTCGAAACAACCCCCGGATAACATCAAGAAAAGGCCTTCCGTGCCACAAATGCTTAAGGCATTTCTTTCAGGAAAGGATTATTTTTCTGGGCAAGAGCATACTTTCTCTTTTGGTGAATTTGAAAAGGTCTCTTCTTTGTCAGGAGAATTGCATGAAGAGCAGTACTTCAGGCGGTTGTTGTCGCGAAGCTGGACAGCTGCCTTACGAATGCGTTCAAACCAGGAAGAAAGGGGTGTCGCTTCAGCTGGTCAGCGTGAGCGGGGTAAACTTCTGCACAGGGCCATGGAGCAGATTATCACAAGTGATGACATTCAGCCTGTGTTATCGCGAATGCGCGCTGAGGGTGAAATTGACCAATTTACAGAGCGAGAGTGGAATACCCGTATCCGCGAGTTGATAAGCCTTGGACCCCTTGCACCCTGTTTTGCTTCCGGCGCAAAAGTCAAGGCTGAGGCTGGCCTTTTCGATGAAACCGGAAATTTTTACCGCCCCGACCGCGTGGTAATGTTTGAGGACCGTACGGTTGTGATCGATTATAAAACCGGGAAAGAATACGCCAGCCATGGCCAACAGATTGAGAACTATGGCAGCTTGTTGGAGAAAATGGGGTATCCGGCCGTAGAAAAAATGTTGCTGTATCTTGACGAATACAGATTAAAGACAGTCTAA
- a CDS encoding inorganic phosphate transporter, protein MLSLIFLTSGLFLGWSLGSNDAANIFGTAVGSRMISFKKAAWIASIFVVIGAVFQGRGATETLSSLGSVDALAGAFTVSLCAAITVFLMTRSGLPVSTSQAVVGAIVGWSAFAGRTTDYGVLTKIVSTWVTGPLLGMVFAALLYLLLRRSLLRMQIHVIKLDYIIRIGLILAGAFGAYSLGANNIANVMGVFVASAPDVMLDFGLFTLDGVQILFLIGSIAISVGIFTYSHKVIETVGRGILALTSEAALVVVLAQALVLFLFSSSSFSGFLQGLGLPSLPLVPVSSTQVVIGAVLGIGLVKGVNEIKGKILGSIAIGWVATPLVAGIFTYLGLFFVQNVFGLVVVKETATIETAVVQTEAVNRGIQNFNLILPGLLVLAALAIALLLFLFFRQRELRLKTENELLVHQNQSYNSQKALSELEINTIQMENTMLSNKLELKRQELNNLLMNISEQRAFLENISNQINELIGQEDIPMRDARLKELSVLLKQKMSFTKELDEYYGQIEKIHKDFQIKLSNRFPDLTENEKRLATLVRLNFSTKEIATFLNISAKSVEIARYRLRKKLELKPGENLPQFLINL, encoded by the coding sequence ATGCTTTCCCTTATTTTTCTTACAAGCGGATTATTTCTCGGGTGGTCACTGGGCTCGAACGATGCAGCCAATATCTTTGGTACGGCAGTGGGTTCGCGAATGATCTCCTTTAAAAAGGCTGCCTGGATAGCAAGCATCTTTGTGGTTATCGGAGCAGTTTTTCAAGGGAGGGGAGCCACTGAAACCTTGTCAAGCCTTGGTTCGGTAGATGCCTTGGCCGGGGCTTTTACCGTTTCTTTATGCGCTGCCATTACGGTCTTCCTTATGACACGAAGTGGTCTGCCGGTCTCAACCAGTCAAGCCGTTGTGGGAGCCATTGTGGGGTGGAGTGCCTTCGCCGGCCGAACGACCGATTATGGGGTGCTTACCAAGATTGTAAGCACCTGGGTTACCGGTCCGTTGCTGGGGATGGTTTTTGCAGCCCTGCTCTACCTCCTACTCCGAAGAAGCCTGCTGCGAATGCAGATTCACGTCATTAAACTCGATTATATCATTCGTATAGGATTGATCCTTGCAGGGGCTTTCGGTGCCTACAGCCTTGGCGCCAACAACATTGCCAATGTCATGGGAGTCTTTGTGGCCTCGGCACCTGATGTAATGCTTGACTTTGGCTTGTTTACCCTCGATGGGGTCCAGATCCTCTTCCTGATCGGTAGCATTGCCATCTCGGTGGGTATTTTTACATACAGTCATAAGGTGATTGAAACGGTTGGACGCGGGATCCTTGCTTTGACCTCTGAGGCCGCACTGGTCGTGGTGCTGGCTCAGGCATTGGTGCTCTTCCTTTTTTCTTCGTCCTCTTTCTCTGGTTTTCTGCAAGGACTCGGATTACCTTCCCTTCCTCTGGTACCTGTATCCAGCACCCAGGTGGTGATCGGAGCAGTCCTAGGTATCGGTTTGGTGAAGGGTGTCAATGAGATCAAAGGCAAAATTCTTGGATCCATTGCCATTGGTTGGGTGGCTACCCCCCTTGTCGCAGGCATCTTTACCTACCTTGGGCTTTTCTTTGTTCAAAACGTATTTGGCCTGGTGGTCGTCAAAGAGACTGCAACCATTGAAACTGCTGTAGTGCAAACCGAAGCTGTCAACAGGGGTATTCAAAATTTTAATCTGATCCTGCCCGGTTTGCTGGTCCTGGCAGCTCTGGCCATTGCCCTGCTATTGTTCCTGTTCTTTCGCCAAAGGGAATTAAGACTGAAAACCGAAAACGAACTCCTGGTTCATCAAAACCAGTCCTACAACTCCCAAAAAGCCCTTAGTGAACTGGAGATTAACACAATCCAGATGGAAAACACCATGCTGAGCAATAAACTGGAACTCAAAAGGCAGGAACTTAATAACCTATTGATGAATATCAGCGAGCAAAGGGCTTTCCTTGAAAATATTTCCAATCAAATCAATGAACTGATCGGACAAGAGGATATCCCCATGCGGGATGCCCGCCTAAAAGAGTTATCGGTGCTGCTCAAACAGAAAATGTCGTTCACTAAGGAACTGGATGAATACTACGGGCAGATAGAGAAAATTCACAAAGACTTTCAGATCAAGCTTTCTAACCGGTTCCCCGATTTAACTGAAAATGAAAAGCGCCTGGCTACGTTGGTCCGCTTGAATTTTTCTACCAAGGAAATCGCCACCTTTTTGAATATTTCAGCCAAAAGCGTGGAGATTGCACGGTATCGCCTCCGAAAAAAACTGGAATTAAAACCCGGGGAGAATTTACCCCAGTTTCTAATAAACCTTTAA
- the fdhF gene encoding formate dehydrogenase subunit alpha, whose translation MPNLVTITIDNKKIKAPEGANLLQVAKDNGVAIPHLCYHKKLTPTGACRLCLVKIKDMRGMLTSCTIKVEDGMEVIAFDPELEEARRYLLDYLLAEHNEDYDGSYYDEFRELLIRYGLDKKENRRFPSIWKELDYPEDLSSPVLSYDASKCIKCFRCIKACDEVQGKNVLSFTNRGIISYITGGFEHWGASECDGCGECIQLCPTGAIVEKPHRSEINIENGIKKVRTTCPYCGVGCQLELWVQDEKIVRSLGVEDVSPNYGRLCVKGRFGYDYIEHHERLTTPLIKKDGHFVEATWDEALDLVARKFMETRKKYGRKALAGYASAKTTNEDNYLFMKLVRMVFGNNNVDYCTRLCHASTVTAMLRAVGDGAGSNSIEDYANSDCMLVTGNNMIETHPVTATFVKHAVQRNGAKVIIIDPKWTPLVKDAFIWLQPRLGTDVTLLNGMIRVIISEDLIDKSFIEKRVDGGMKAFEELKALTEKYTPEYVEEITGVPARLMVDAARIYATAKRPLIATGMGYSQQVTGTHNVFCLINIMLITGQIGRVGAGLNPPRGQNNVQGVSDVGTSPFTYPGYISVEDAENRRKVAKIWGVPFEELDGEKGLSTVEIMQAAYEGKVKAMYIMGENPMITDPNLNHTEEAIKKLDFLVVQDIFPTETTQLADVILPAAAFAEKEGTFVNSDRRVLRVRKAVEAPGQARQDWHIITEIADRMGKPLGNYQTESDIWDEIAQTAPIFAGITYDRLEHQGIQWPCPDKDHPGTATLFMEKFNTPNGLGKLHPVDYAVQTERANAKYPFVLNTGRILYQYHSSTMSRRNKSLNDFANEAYVLMHPDDAVRCGFHEGDMVKITSQRGEIETAVRVSEEVLQGELFMPFHFSEAPVNRLTRDELDPYSKIAPFKISAVRLEKL comes from the coding sequence ATGCCAAACCTTGTCACCATAACCATCGACAATAAAAAAATCAAGGCGCCTGAAGGGGCCAACTTGCTGCAGGTAGCAAAAGACAACGGCGTTGCCATACCCCATCTGTGTTATCACAAAAAACTCACCCCCACTGGGGCCTGCCGGCTTTGCCTGGTTAAGATAAAGGATATGCGGGGAATGCTTACCTCCTGCACCATTAAGGTGGAGGATGGCATGGAAGTAATTGCCTTCGATCCTGAACTGGAAGAGGCTCGCAGATATCTGCTCGATTACCTCCTGGCTGAGCACAACGAAGATTACGATGGAAGCTATTACGACGAGTTCCGGGAATTGCTGATCCGTTATGGGCTCGACAAAAAGGAAAACCGCCGCTTTCCATCCATATGGAAAGAGCTGGACTATCCTGAGGACTTAAGCTCGCCTGTACTTAGCTACGACGCCTCCAAATGCATCAAGTGCTTTCGTTGCATCAAGGCCTGCGATGAAGTGCAGGGAAAGAACGTCTTGTCATTTACCAACCGCGGAATCATCAGCTACATCACCGGAGGCTTTGAGCACTGGGGTGCTAGTGAATGTGATGGTTGCGGCGAGTGCATACAGTTGTGTCCAACGGGTGCCATCGTTGAGAAGCCCCACCGCAGCGAAATCAACATTGAAAACGGGATTAAAAAGGTACGCACCACCTGCCCTTATTGCGGGGTCGGATGCCAGCTTGAACTATGGGTCCAGGATGAAAAAATTGTCCGCAGTCTGGGGGTAGAGGATGTCAGTCCTAACTATGGACGCTTATGCGTAAAAGGCCGTTTTGGTTACGATTACATTGAACATCATGAGCGACTCACAACACCCCTCATCAAAAAGGATGGACATTTTGTAGAAGCCACCTGGGACGAGGCCCTCGATCTGGTTGCACGGAAATTTATGGAAACCAGGAAAAAGTACGGGCGCAAGGCTTTGGCTGGTTATGCCTCTGCCAAGACCACCAATGAGGACAACTACCTCTTCATGAAGCTTGTGCGTATGGTGTTTGGCAACAACAACGTCGATTACTGCACCCGACTCTGCCACGCCTCCACCGTGACGGCAATGCTCAGGGCAGTGGGTGATGGCGCCGGCAGCAACTCCATCGAGGATTATGCCAACAGCGATTGTATGCTGGTCACCGGTAACAATATGATTGAGACCCACCCGGTAACCGCCACTTTTGTCAAGCACGCCGTCCAGCGCAATGGGGCAAAGGTGATCATCATTGACCCCAAATGGACCCCCCTGGTAAAGGACGCTTTCATCTGGCTGCAACCCAGACTGGGCACCGATGTGACCTTGCTCAACGGGATGATTCGGGTCATCATCAGCGAAGATCTCATCGACAAAAGCTTTATTGAAAAACGGGTCGACGGTGGGATGAAAGCCTTTGAGGAACTAAAGGCCCTAACTGAAAAGTACACCCCTGAATATGTTGAAGAGATTACCGGTGTGCCTGCCAGGCTGATGGTGGATGCTGCCCGCATTTATGCCACGGCCAAACGCCCCCTCATTGCCACCGGCATGGGCTATAGCCAGCAGGTCACCGGCACGCACAACGTGTTCTGCCTTATCAACATAATGCTTATCACCGGACAGATCGGCCGTGTGGGTGCCGGCCTGAACCCTCCCCGCGGACAAAACAACGTACAGGGGGTTTCTGATGTAGGCACTTCTCCTTTCACCTATCCCGGCTACATCTCTGTTGAGGATGCCGAAAACCGTCGCAAGGTCGCCAAAATATGGGGTGTGCCTTTCGAAGAACTGGATGGTGAAAAGGGCCTCTCAACGGTTGAGATCATGCAGGCTGCTTACGAAGGAAAGGTAAAAGCTATGTATATCATGGGCGAGAACCCGATGATCACCGACCCCAACCTTAACCATACCGAAGAAGCCATCAAAAAACTTGATTTCCTTGTAGTTCAGGACATCTTCCCTACTGAAACGACCCAGCTGGCGGATGTCATCCTTCCTGCAGCTGCCTTTGCCGAAAAGGAAGGAACCTTTGTGAACAGCGACCGCCGTGTGCTGCGGGTTCGCAAAGCAGTAGAAGCTCCTGGGCAGGCCCGTCAGGACTGGCATATCATCACCGAAATCGCCGACCGCATGGGCAAGCCCCTGGGAAATTACCAAACCGAAAGCGACATCTGGGATGAGATCGCCCAGACAGCTCCCATTTTTGCCGGTATCACTTATGATCGTTTGGAGCATCAGGGCATTCAGTGGCCCTGTCCCGATAAAGACCATCCGGGAACGGCCACCCTGTTTATGGAAAAATTCAATACCCCCAATGGCCTGGGAAAACTGCATCCGGTAGATTATGCAGTACAAACCGAGCGCGCCAACGCCAAATACCCCTTCGTACTCAATACCGGCCGCATCCTTTATCAGTATCATAGCTCCACCATGTCACGACGGAACAAATCGCTGAACGACTTCGCCAATGAGGCTTATGTGCTGATGCATCCCGATGATGCCGTTAGATGCGGCTTCCACGAGGGAGATATGGTTAAAATCACCTCACAACGGGGTGAAATTGAAACGGCCGTCAGGGTTAGCGAAGAAGTGTTACAGGGCGAACTCTTTATGCCCTTCCATTTCAGCGAAGCACCGGTAAACAGGCTCACGCGCGATGAATTAGATCCCTACTCTAAAATTGCACCATTCAAAATCTCTGCCGTCAGGCTGGAAAAACTCTGA